A DNA window from Gigantopelta aegis isolate Gae_Host chromosome 4, Gae_host_genome, whole genome shotgun sequence contains the following coding sequences:
- the LOC121371704 gene encoding protein DEFECTIVE IN EXINE FORMATION 1-like isoform X2, producing the protein MLELMFFMSTGEIRFYRSDGSQLVQFTYQIDPVFVQKDWYKKTMYASSDTIYNYIADPLKVTENHVAVDPHILATPVIADLNNDDRIEELIIPVSYFFDDEDYRSPEKLKHLQNMTEPTLSYLVAGVTVLNLTNMQVIFKVCLELSELSSEFPAFLLFSPTVIDLDSNGGELEIIIGSSTGNLHILTHSGQLRAGFPKSLHSLQGQVSVADLNNDGKLEIITMDTSDNVSCLDHNGNLQWEQELSGVGAGSRIIDINHDGTLDVVVATSDGKVFALSGKDGSHLPNWPLNIGSKIVSNILITKIGSSDNQADMVFAANDGNLYIVSSDRTCQVHIPIEETSLVEVLSHDLVKQSPGLELLVSTRDGTLICLGVGRELSQDYQIPEAAERFHQQNSCPAVTKTYNDFSFSIHKPFVYIMASTRHQGEVTGSSFWFNFEIVQKPRENSKMTVNYMIKIYYGKNLLFKSHYTEVGQYSVKIPTWPQPGQGHMTIQLTNQHGQVFQDSFALRFNEMILQDLQWLLLAPFVAMVTILLVNHGFPAKDLLPMTFPEKAK; encoded by the exons ATGCTGGAGCTCATGTTTTTCATGTCTACGGGTGAGATCAGGTTTTATCGCTCTGATGGATCACAGCTTGTACAGTTCACTTACCAG ATTGATCCTGTCTTCGTACAGAAAGACTGGTATAAAAAGACGATGTATGCATCATCAGACACCATCTATAATTACATAGCCGATCCACTCAAAGTAACAGAG AACCACGTGGCTGTGGATCCTCACATTTTGGCCACACCTGTGATTGCTGATCTCAACAATGATGACAGGATTGAGGAGCTCATCATCCCGGTCTCGTACTTCTTTGATGATGAAGATTACAG ATCTCCAGAGAAATTAAAACATCTACAAAACATGACAGAGCCCACTCTAAGTTACCTGGTTGCTGGGGTGACAGTGTTAAACCTGACAAATATGCAGGTGATATTCAAGGTGTGCCTGGAACTGTCAGAG CTTTCATCTGAGTTCCCAGCATTTCTTCTCTTCTCACCAACTGTGATTGACCTTGATAGTAATGGTGGTGAACTTGAGATAATCATTGGATCATCGACAGGAAATTTACACATTCTTACTCATTCCGGACAATTGCGTGCTGGATTTCCAAAATCACTTCACTCACTGCAAGGACAG GTCAGTGTTGCAGATCTGAACAATGATGGTAAATTGGAGATTATCACCATGGATACCAGCGATAATGTGTCATGTCTGGACCACAATGGCAACTTGCAGTGGGAGCAGGAATTAAGTGGAGTTGGTGCAGGAAGTCGCATTATTGACATCAATCATGATGGCACTTTGGATGTTGTCGTAGCAACCAGTGATGG gAAAGTCTTTGCTCTCAGTGGAAAAGATGGCAGTCATCTTCCCAATTGGCCTTTAAACATTGGCAGTAAGATTGTCTCAAACATTCTTATCACAAAGATTGGAAGCTCAGACAATCAAGCTGACATG GTGTTTGCTGCAAATGATGGCAACCTCTACATCGTCTCCAGTGATCGGACGTGTCAGGTACACATCCCCATTGAAGAAACCTCATTGGTTGAAgtgctgtcacatgacctcGTCAAACAGTCACCAGGACTGGAGCTGCTTGTGTCCACAAGGGACGGTACTCTAATCTGTCTCGGAGTAGGTAGGGAACTTAGCCAGGACTATCAGATACCAGAGGCAGCCGAGAGGTTTCACCAACAGAACTCATGTCCGGCCGTTACGAAGACATACAatgatttttctttttccatcCATAAG CCATTTGTATACATCATGGCATCAACAAGACACCAGGGGGAGGTAACTGGTAGCTCATTTTGGTTCAACTTTGAAATAGTCCAGAAGCCAAGAGAAAATTCTAAGATGACAGTAAACTACATGATAAAA ATATATTATGGCAAGAACTTGCTGTTCAAGTCACATTACACAGAGGTTGGGCAGTATTCAGTTAAAATTCCAACATGGCCACAACCAGGTCAGGGTCATATGACTATTCAGTTGACCAATCAACATGGGCAGGTTTTTCAAGACAGTTTTGCATTGAG